The genomic DNA TTGGCCCGCAGCCCGTACTTCATGCGCCCGTCCCTGGTGCCGTAGGCCACGTAGGGTTGCAGCACCAGGTTGCGGCTGAAAGCCGGGGTAGTGCGAAACCCAAACCGGAAGCGAGCACCCTCGAAGTTATTGTAAGCAAAGGTGTTGATGATGGGCCCTAGCTCAATCTGACTATTGGTGCCGCCCACCCGCTTGTAGCCGTTGATAAACAGGTCAATCCAGTCCAGGGTGTTGCGCACCGACGGCAGCTCGCGGGCCGAGTCGAGCACGGCAAAGGTCTGGCGCTCGCTTAGGCTCAGGGTGTCGGGCCGGTTTTTATCGAAATAGCCCTCGGCCTCGCCTTTCGGCAGTAGCCCGCTCATCAGGCCGCTGGTTTCGCTGTCGGTGCCCGGCTCCATCACCGTTGACACAATGGGCTGGTCGTAGAACGAGCCATCGTGGGACACATTGCGCTGAAAATCAGAATTTACCGTGGTGAAGCGCACGCGCAAAGCCGCCTGCTTCTCGCCGGGCTGAATGGCCACTACCAGGCGGGTGCGGGCGGCCAGGCCCGGCCCCTGGGCGGGCGGCGTCAGCTCCTGAAAAATGCGCAGGTCGGTCACGAAGTTGAGGTTGGCGTGCTCGCTGGCTATCACGTCGATGCGGCGCAGCGCGTAGCCCTGCTTCGTAATCCAGATGGTGCCTGAGAACGCCAAATCGTGCGAGCGCCGGGGCGTCACCCTGATTTTGTAGCACATGTCCTGGCCCACCAGCAGCGAATCCAGCAAATCGTAGTCGTAGGTGAGGCGTCCGCCCGCCGAAATGGGCGAGATAAAATCCTTACCCAGAATATTTTGCCAGTTGGGATAAAAGTCAAAATTCTGGAAGTTAGAGCCCAGCATCTGACTCAGCACCGAGCCCTCGCGGGGGCCAGCGCCGCGCATCTGCTTGTGCTGAATATCCTCGCGGTGGTGCATGGGCGGCCCATATTTCACGTACACCTTCGAGCCCACTTCCGAGGCAAAGAGGGGCAGGGGCGCGTCGGGGTCGGCGGCGGCGGTGGCCCCCTGGCGCACGGCCAGCGCCCGGATGTCCTTCACCACCTTGCGGTTGGCCATCGATTTAGGCAGGTCGGTCAGGCTTACCTCAATGCGGTTGTAGGAAGTGTACTCGGCCGACCGCAGAGCCGTGCGCTCATTCTCGGGCTTATGCTTTTGCACTTCGCGCAGAATGCGAAACGCCGGGTTTTCGGGCTGGCGCGAGCTGATGAATACTTCGCCCAGCGCTACCCCCCCGCCTTTCCTGAGGCGAAATAAAATGGTTTGCTGCGGGGCATCCGTCAGCTTCTTGCGCAGCGTCAGAAACCCCAACGACGAGGCCGCCAGCGAGTCGGGCGTGTCCGCCACGGTCAGCTTAAATCGGCCTTCTATGTCGGCCGTGATGCCGGTGCTGGTGTGGGGCACGAAGATGGACGCGAACGGCACGGGCTCGCCCGAAGCCGCCTCCACCACCTGCCCGCTAAGTGTCATGCGTTGGGCCACTGCCAGCCGCCCTGTCAACAGCAGGCTTAGCAACAGTAGCGAAACGATAAATCTCATATAATTAGGGCAATAGGCGCGGAGTGGGCAAGTAGAAAGTTGCGTCCGCAATTTACGCAAATCACCACGGCGTAGCAACAAATTCCACTGCCGGCAGCCGCGGAAAAACATAACCTAAGCATTCGGTTACCACGCTATTTAGCCCAAATGCCCTACCCCCTGTGTCCCCGGCTAACCGAGGGCGAGGGGATAGGGCACCTATAAACCTTAAAGACAGGCAGTCTGAGCCTTCTTATACCTCCACTTTGAGCGTGGCCGGGCGGTCCGTCACCTCAAACAGCTCGCCGTGGGGCACGATGGTAATCTGCCCGTATTCCTGCAAAAGCATCTTGTAGGCATCGGCCACGGGGCGCGGCTTACGGTCGAGGTCGTAGAGGCCGCAGGCATTCACGGTGCCCTTTTGCTCGGCTAGGCCGGTTTCCCAGTCAATCTGGTCGATGAGTGAATACCACGTAAAGCCCAGCACCGGCACGCCTTCCTTGCGCATCCGCAGGATGTTGACCCACTGTTTCCAGAGCCACAGCGGGGCCTGCTCCGCGTCAAACACGTTGGTTTCGGTGTGCATCACCGGCTTCTTGTAACGCTGGTAGTAGTCGTGGGTAATGGTGTACCAGCCCAGCACGTCCATGCTGGTCTGGATGCTGCCGTCGGGCAGCATTATTTTCTCGTTGCGGCCGTAGTAGTCGTTGCCCATCACCTGGTAGCCGGGCGGTTCGCCGGCCATGAACCAGTCGTATTCGCGCCGGGTCATGCCGTTGTCATATAGGTAGTTAAGCACGTCGCCATCGGGCTGATGCGCGTAGAGCAGGTCCAGCGAGGCGAAGCGCAGCTTGTTCGCCAGCTGCACGACGGGGGTGTGCTCGGCGTGCAGCTCGTGCGTAAACTCTGCCGATTCGCTCTGCACAATCACGCAGTCGGGCCGGTGCTTGGCAATGCGCTGGGTGCCCATAATGCTGGCCGCCACCGTGTGCTTGAGGGCCGTCACGAAGCCTTTGTCCGACTTGAGCTGCTCGTTCCAAACACCGTCCTTGGCGCTCGACTTGGCCGTGACGTAAATCTCGTTCACCGGCGTGTAGTAGCGCACCCAGGGGTAGCGCTTGGCCACTTCCTCGCAGTAGGCCGCGAAATGCACCGGCAGCTCGGGATTCTGGAAATTGCCCAGCCAGTCGGGCACGCCAAAATGCATCAAATCCAGAATAGGCGTAATTTCCAGCCGCTGCATCTCCGCCATTGCCAAGTCCGCAAATTCCCAGTCGTACTTGTCGGGGCTTTGCTGAATATTGTAGTACGGCAGGCCGTAGCGCAACACTTTCAGGCCCAGCTCTTTTACCAAGCCCAGGTCTTCCTTGTAGCGGTTATAGTGGTCGCACTCGGCCAGTTGGTCGCGACGGGTTTTGCCTTGGTTGATAGTAGGGTAGCTGCACTCAATGCCGGTGGCAAACATGAAGTTGTTGGGCAAGCCCGTGGGCAAGCCGTTGCCATTGTGCCCGCGCGCGCCCCCAAACTCATCGCCCTCGTAGTTGCCGCTGCCGAAGTGGTCCTTAATTTCTGTGAGAAAAGATTTCATGGAAAGTAGGGTAGGCGTTAGCCTGCCAGGTAGAAATGTAGGGTAGGCTTTAGCCTACCAGGCCCGAGAATTTGCGGTAAGCTTAAGCTTTCCGTTGAGCCAACTTATTGATTTGCTGCTTATAAACTACCTGTTTTTAGTAACGGCAAGCTAAAGCTTACCCTACGCTTTACCTGGCAACCCAAAGCTTACCGCACTTAACCCGCCACGCGCTGCTGCTCCAGAAACTTATCCGCCGTGCGCAGGCTAAGTGCC from Hymenobacter psoromatis includes the following:
- a CDS encoding glycoside hydrolase family 1 produces the protein MKSFLTEIKDHFGSGNYEGDEFGGARGHNGNGLPTGLPNNFMFATGIECSYPTINQGKTRRDQLAECDHYNRYKEDLGLVKELGLKVLRYGLPYYNIQQSPDKYDWEFADLAMAEMQRLEITPILDLMHFGVPDWLGNFQNPELPVHFAAYCEEVAKRYPWVRYYTPVNEIYVTAKSSAKDGVWNEQLKSDKGFVTALKHTVAASIMGTQRIAKHRPDCVIVQSESAEFTHELHAEHTPVVQLANKLRFASLDLLYAHQPDGDVLNYLYDNGMTRREYDWFMAGEPPGYQVMGNDYYGRNEKIMLPDGSIQTSMDVLGWYTITHDYYQRYKKPVMHTETNVFDAEQAPLWLWKQWVNILRMRKEGVPVLGFTWYSLIDQIDWETGLAEQKGTVNACGLYDLDRKPRPVADAYKMLLQEYGQITIVPHGELFEVTDRPATLKVEV